From one Mytilus edulis chromosome 1, xbMytEdul2.2, whole genome shotgun sequence genomic stretch:
- the LOC139500311 gene encoding uncharacterized protein — translation MLDELHEHTQNHSMWTIVKNLYSGLVSKVKWKGNIGNSFQIHQGVRQGGILSPFIYKVYVNNLLEDLKSHSLGFEIGTTYVGCPTCVDDEAFINNCEQELQCMFTVTNHHANQSRVTINLSKTMAVILNKPKSINRFDLQWTLGKIYIYPSDNTTHLGLIRAEIKENDVNIEVVSASQEERGIP, via the coding sequence ATGCTGGATGAGCTACATGAACACACACAAAACCATTCAATGTGGACAATAGTAAAAAACTTATACAGTGGTCTAGTCTCAAAGGTCAAATGGAAAGGAAACATTGGCAATAGCTTCCAAATTCATCAAGGCGTACGCCAGGGTGGTATCCTCTCTCCATTTATCTACAAAGTATATGTCAACAATCTCCTTGAAGATCTTAAATCACATAGCTTAGGATTTGAAATAGGCACAACATATGTGGGCTGCCCAACATGTGTAGACGATGAAGCCTTCATTAACAACTGCGAACAGGAACTTCAATGTATGTTTACTGTAACTAATCACCATGCCAACCAATCTAGAGTAACTATTAATCTTTCAAAAACAATGGCAGTCATTTTAAACAAACCTAAAAGCATTAACAGATTTGATCTGCAATGGACCTTGGGCAAAATCTATATATATCCATCAGACAATACTACACATCTTGGTCTAATAAGAGCAGAAATAAAGGAAAATGATGTAAACATCGAAGTTGTATCAGCATCGCAAGAAGAACGTGGTATTCCCTGA